The DNA sequence ACGGTGGGCGCCGACGGCCGCTACCGGCTTTTCACCCAGGCCGGGCACATGCTGGTCAGCCAGGCGCAGGGTGCGCGACTGCAGCTGGTGGCGCAGCAAAACCAGTCACCGGTAGCCGGCGCCATCATGGCCGGCGATGGTTCGCTGGTACTGGTTGGCAGTCGTGGTGCACGTGCGCTTTCCCAAGAATAAGAACCAGATAAATTAGAGCGAGTACTCTGACATGGGCAATATTCAGCAAGACACCATGCCGGTGATTTGCGACTTGCACGACTTCGATCGAAGCTCCGGTAACCTGCTGGAACGGTGGGTGTTCAACTACCGTCCGCTGTTCATACTGCTCATGGCACTGATCACCCTGGTGCTGGGCTACATGATGGTGACTCGCCTGGAGTTGCGCCCCAGCTTCGAGAAGATGATTCCGCAAAGCCAGCCGTATATTCAGAATTTCCTGGAGAACCGCAAGTCGTTGCGCGGCCTGGGCAGCTCGGTACGGGTGGTGGTCGAGAACACTCAGGGCGATATCTTCGACCCCGAGTATCTGGGCGTGCTCAAGCAAGTCAACGACGAGCTGTTCCTCACCGAAGGCGTCGACCGCGCCTGGATGAAGTCGCTGTGGAGCCCGGCGGTACGCTGGACCGAAGCCACCGAGGAGGGTTTCCAGGGCGGCCCGGTCATGCCCGATACCTACCAGGGGTCGCCCGAAGACATCGAACAGCTGCGCCAGAACATCAACCGCGCCGGCATTGTCGGTAGCCTGGTCGCCAGCGACTTCAAATCGACCATGTTGATCGTGCCGTTGCTGGACAAGGCTTCGGCCACCGGTCAGGGCATCAACTACCATCAGTTCTCTCGGGCTCTCGAAGAGCAGTTGCGCGACAAGATCGAGTTCGCCGGTGACAGCGCGGCGCGCAAGGCCGGGGAGGAGGGCGAGGGCAAGTACAAGGTCCGCGTGATCGGTTTCGCCAAATTGATGGGCGACCTGATCGACGGCCTGATCCAGGTGATGATGTTCTTCGGCCTGGCCGTGATCACTTCGCTGGTCATCATTTACCTGTACACCCGTTGCATCCGCAGCACCCTGTTGGTGATCTTCTGCTCGCTGACGGCGGTGGTCTGGCAACTGGGCATCGTTGCCTGGCTGGGTTACGCCATCGATCCCTACTCGGTGCTGGTGCCGTTCCTGATCTTCGCCATCGGCGTGTCCCATGCGGCACAGAAGATGAACGGGATCATGCAGGACATCGCCCGCGGCACCCACAAGCTGATTGCCGCACGCTACACCTTCCGCCGCCTGTTCATCGCCGGTGTCACCGCGCTGCTGGCTGACGCGGTCGGCTTCGCGGTACTGATGCTGATCGACATTCCGGTGATCCAGGACCTGGCCATTACCGCCAGTATCGGCGTGGCCGTGCTGATCTTCACCTCCCTGCTGCTGATGCCGGTGGCACTGTCCTATATCGGTGTCGGCCGCAAGGCCGCCGCGCGTGCATTGAAAATCGACACCCGGGCCGCCGAGCATCGCGGCTTCGGCAAGCTGTGGGATTTTCTCGACCGATTCACTACCCGCAAGTGGGCCCTGGGCATTGTGCTGGGGGCATTGGTGATGGGCATCGCCGGCTTCGTGGTCAGCCTGCAGCTGAAAATCGGCGACCTTGACAGCGGCGCCCCGGAGCTGCGC is a window from the Pseudomonas sp. LS1212 genome containing:
- a CDS encoding RND family transporter, giving the protein MGNIQQDTMPVICDLHDFDRSSGNLLERWVFNYRPLFILLMALITLVLGYMMVTRLELRPSFEKMIPQSQPYIQNFLENRKSLRGLGSSVRVVVENTQGDIFDPEYLGVLKQVNDELFLTEGVDRAWMKSLWSPAVRWTEATEEGFQGGPVMPDTYQGSPEDIEQLRQNINRAGIVGSLVASDFKSTMLIVPLLDKASATGQGINYHQFSRALEEQLRDKIEFAGDSAARKAGEEGEGKYKVRVIGFAKLMGDLIDGLIQVMMFFGLAVITSLVIIYLYTRCIRSTLLVIFCSLTAVVWQLGIVAWLGYAIDPYSVLVPFLIFAIGVSHAAQKMNGIMQDIARGTHKLIAARYTFRRLFIAGVTALLADAVGFAVLMLIDIPVIQDLAITASIGVAVLIFTSLLLMPVALSYIGVGRKAAARALKIDTRAAEHRGFGKLWDFLDRFTTRKWALGIVLGALVMGIAGFVVSLQLKIGDLDSGAPELRADSRYNRDNAYITSHYALSSDLFAVMIKTPPEGCLNYQTLILADRLAWELQQYPGVQATSSLVNAVRQITAGSFEGNPKLNSIQRNQNVLNYAAQQASVNAPELFNTDCSVMPVIAFLKDHKAETLDAVVAIADKFARENSTEDRQFLLAAGTAGIEAATNIVVREANRTMLLYVYLAVTLFCLITFRSWRATLVALLPLVLTSILCEALMVVMGIGVKVATLPVIALGVGIGVDYALYLLSVQLHYQRRGMSLSEAYRNAVAFTGRVVGLVGITLAAGVVCWAWSPIKFQADMGILLTFMFVWNMIGALILIPALSWFLLQRTGTQPIEAHS